In the Flavobacterium pallidum genome, one interval contains:
- a CDS encoding alpha/beta hydrolase codes for MKKIISILFLIVAQVVSAQQLYTKTFGSEKAKPILFLHGGPGYNSANFEASTAQKLADEGYFVIVYDRRGEGRSTDEHAKFTFEETFKDIDGLLEQFKIQKVTLMGHSFGGVVATLYAEKHPEKINAVILVGAPIALQESFANIIERCRKIYTDKEDKSSLGYMDMLEKMDKSSLEFSSYCFMYAMQNGFYKPKNISSEAQKIYDDLKKTPEYKYATQMTPQGPKGFWKNENYTSLDLSANISALSKKMKVIGLYGKDDSLYSESQIEKLKAIIGKSNVFYIDNSSHNVFIDRQDEFLKIVKSQI; via the coding sequence ATGAAAAAAATAATCTCAATATTATTTTTAATTGTTGCTCAAGTCGTTTCGGCACAACAATTGTACACCAAGACTTTCGGTTCCGAAAAGGCAAAGCCAATATTGTTCCTGCATGGCGGCCCGGGCTACAACAGCGCCAATTTTGAAGCTTCGACAGCACAAAAACTTGCTGATGAAGGTTATTTTGTCATCGTTTATGACCGACGTGGTGAAGGGCGCTCGACCGATGAGCATGCCAAATTTACGTTTGAGGAAACGTTTAAAGATATTGACGGCTTACTGGAACAATTCAAAATTCAGAAAGTGACGCTGATGGGGCATAGTTTCGGCGGTGTTGTGGCCACGCTTTACGCAGAAAAGCATCCTGAAAAAATAAATGCCGTAATATTGGTTGGCGCCCCGATCGCACTTCAGGAATCTTTTGCAAATATTATCGAACGTTGCCGGAAAATATACACTGATAAAGAGGACAAATCAAGCCTTGGCTATATGGACATGTTGGAAAAAATGGATAAAAGCAGCCTGGAATTCAGCAGTTATTGTTTTATGTATGCAATGCAGAATGGCTTTTATAAACCGAAAAACATCAGCTCTGAAGCTCAAAAGATTTATGACGACCTGAAAAAAACACCCGAATACAAATATGCCACGCAAATGACACCGCAAGGACCGAAAGGCTTCTGGAAAAATGAAAATTATACCTCGCTTGATTTGTCGGCAAACATTTCAGCCTTATCCAAAAAGATGAAAGTCATTGGATTGTACGGTAAAGATGATAGTCTTTATTCTGAAAGCCAGATTGAAAAATTAAAAGCAATCATTGGGAAAAGCAATGTCTTTTATATCGATAACAGTTCACACAACGTATTTATCGACCGCCAGGATGAATTCCTTAAAATAGTAAAAAGCCAGATCTAA
- a CDS encoding DUF3667 domain-containing protein: MNHNSCLNCGKLVHSRFCPDCGQRTDTHRIVLKHFLLHDLLHGVWHLERGILFTIREAFVRPGQAALDYVSGKRIRYYNVFYLCLLIIGLNIVLNHFYDSFLPEEHIQRKLPDGSYDASGFFKDNIKFILLGIVPMLGLSAYTVFGRLKLNLAEHFILGGICLLGELVIGLGFFTVAFLVQLPGMPDAADYAVLLILLTMFFYPAWVYGNATKGIYKWWGKLWRMILFYILSIILMLFTLGLVLSILSGFKGTVSF, translated from the coding sequence ATGAACCATAACTCCTGCCTGAACTGCGGTAAACTTGTACACAGCCGATTCTGTCCTGATTGCGGGCAAAGAACCGATACCCACCGCATTGTCCTGAAACATTTCCTGTTGCATGATCTGCTGCATGGCGTGTGGCACCTCGAACGCGGCATATTATTTACGATTAGAGAAGCATTCGTAAGGCCGGGACAGGCTGCATTGGATTATGTCTCAGGCAAACGCATCAGGTATTACAATGTGTTTTATCTTTGCTTACTTATCATCGGATTGAACATTGTGCTAAATCACTTTTACGATAGTTTTCTGCCAGAGGAGCACATCCAAAGGAAACTTCCCGACGGCTCCTACGATGCCTCCGGTTTTTTCAAGGACAATATTAAATTTATCCTGCTGGGTATCGTACCGATGTTAGGATTGTCCGCATATACCGTATTCGGCAGGCTAAAGCTGAACCTTGCAGAGCACTTTATATTAGGCGGGATATGTTTATTGGGGGAACTCGTTATCGGATTGGGCTTTTTCACTGTTGCCTTCCTGGTGCAGTTGCCAGGCATGCCGGATGCTGCCGATTATGCCGTCCTTTTGATACTATTGACCATGTTCTTTTATCCGGCATGGGTTTATGGAAACGCGACAAAAGGAATTTACAAATGGTGGGGTAAACTTTGGCGGATGATCTTGTTTTACATCCTTTCTATTATTTTAATGCTGTTTACGCTGGGTCTTGTATTGTCTATTCTTAGCGGATTTAAGGGAACAGTAAGTTTTTAA
- a CDS encoding DUF1579 domain-containing protein produces the protein MKKTYVYLTALLISITACKKEEVKTETSTTDTTTVAKEEMPAEAEKPMDSIAMQKAWEAYATPGEMHKRLAADNGTWNEEMTFWMGPDAKPQKSTAVAQNKMIFNGLYQESTHKGMVMGMPFEGKSTVGFDNAAQEYVSTWIDNMGSGIMMMKGKYDAASKTVNMSGECVDPMTKAPKKIREVWTVVDENTQKMEMFDTANGKEYKSMEIVMTRKK, from the coding sequence ATGAAAAAAACCTATGTTTATTTAACGGCCTTATTGATTTCAATAACTGCCTGTAAGAAAGAAGAAGTAAAAACAGAAACCTCAACTACGGATACCACAACTGTAGCTAAAGAGGAGATGCCGGCAGAAGCTGAAAAACCCATGGACTCCATTGCCATGCAGAAAGCCTGGGAGGCCTACGCTACGCCAGGGGAAATGCACAAAAGGCTCGCGGCCGATAACGGGACCTGGAATGAGGAAATGACCTTTTGGATGGGTCCCGATGCCAAACCTCAAAAAAGTACTGCTGTAGCGCAAAACAAAATGATCTTTAACGGACTTTACCAGGAATCAACTCATAAAGGTATGGTCATGGGTATGCCTTTTGAAGGAAAAAGCACTGTGGGTTTCGATAATGCTGCGCAGGAATATGTATCAACCTGGATTGACAACATGGGATCCGGAATCATGATGATGAAAGGGAAATACGATGCTGCTTCAAAAACCGTAAACATGTCCGGCGAATGTGTGGATCCGATGACCAAAGCACCTAAAAAAATCCGTGAAGTCTGGACAGTGGTTGATGAAAACACCCAAAAAATGGAAATGTTCGATACTGCAAATGGTAAAGAATATAAAAGTATGGAAATCGTCATGACAAGAAAAAAATAG
- a CDS encoding PaaI family thioesterase: MAFDKEKLLALCNKFSENTLMRTLDIQYIDAGEDFLTATMPVNPNVHQPMGLLHGGASVALAESVGSAASMLFSDPEKEEVRGIEISANHLRSKREGMVWGTARIIHKGRTLHLWEIRITDEDNKLVCLCKLTNIILPKEASK; encoded by the coding sequence ATGGCTTTTGATAAAGAAAAACTGCTCGCGCTCTGCAACAAATTTTCTGAAAATACACTAATGCGAACGCTGGACATCCAATATATTGATGCCGGCGAAGATTTCCTGACCGCGACGATGCCTGTAAACCCAAATGTCCACCAACCTATGGGATTGCTGCATGGCGGTGCAAGTGTCGCACTGGCAGAAAGTGTCGGCAGCGCGGCATCGATGTTGTTTTCAGATCCTGAAAAAGAGGAGGTGAGGGGCATAGAAATTTCGGCGAACCACCTGCGCAGCAAACGTGAAGGAATGGTTTGGGGAACGGCACGTATCATTCATAAAGGCAGGACGTTGCATCTTTGGGAAATACGAATTACGGATGAGGACAATAAATTGGTTTGCCTGTGTAAACTCACCAATATAATCCTTCCCAAAGAAGCGTCAAAATGA
- the purL gene encoding phosphoribosylformylglycinamidine synthase: MIHFFGNESDTVFAVQTQGPLSAENISKLNWLFGDAHKLEKSVLTDFFVGPRAAMITPWSTNAVEITQNMGIDGLIRIEEFHKVSSDFTDFDPMLSQKFDALHQDIFTINIQPEPIIEIEDIAAYNTSEGLALSEDEVDYLNKLSLRIDRKLTDSEVFGFSQVNSEHCRHKIFNGTFVIDGKEQPSSLFKLIKKTSAENPNDIVSAYKDNVAFIKGPTVEQFAPKSADKPDFYETKPYESVISLKAETHNFPTTVEPFNGAATGSGGEIRDRLAGGQGSLPLAGTAVYMTAYSRLEATREWENAMNERKWLYQTPINILIKASNGASDFGNKFGQPLITGSVLTFEHEEGGRRLGYDKVIMQAGGIGYGKVAQSIKKKPAKGDKIVILGGENYRIGMGGAAVSSADTGAFNSGIELNAIQRSNPEMQKRAANAIRAFVESDNNPIISIHDHGAGGHLNCLSELVEETGGLIDLDKLPVGDPTLSAKEIIGNESQERMGLVIGEADIEMLEKVAQRERSPMYTVGDVTGSHRFTFESEKTGAKPMDLALSDMFGSSPKVVMNDTKIDRHYEDLHYDISHIHSYLDNVLQLEAVACKDWLTNKVDRCVGGKVAKQQCAGPLQLPLNNVGVMALDYLGKEGIATSIGHSPVSALISPTAGSRNAIAESLSNIIWAPLKDGLKSVSLSANWMWPCKNEGEDARLYEAVQACSDFAIELGINIPTGKDSLSMKQKYPDGDVIAPGTVIISAAANCNDISAVVEPVLKKNGGDIYYLNLSNDAHKLGGSSFAQTLNKIGTEAPTINDSKSFKAAFGLVQQLIREGKIKAGHDIGSGGLITTLLEMCFADVNLGAELDLSSICESDTVKLLFAENIGIVFQADLGVEAIFKQNNITLFHIGKATASNTLSITNNNDVLSFDIHKTRDTWYKTSYLLDQKQSGTKKAKERFDNYKNQPLQFVFPTLFDGKKPVIDPFKPRPKAAIIREKGSNSEREMANAMYLAGFDVKDVHMTDLISGRETLEDIQFIGAVGGFSNSDVLGSAKGWAGAFLYNEKAKAALENFFKRDDTLSVGICNGCQLFIELGLINPDHSEKPKMKHNDSRKHESGFTSVTIQENNSVMLSSLAGSTLGVWISHGEGKFDLPYGEDRYDVVAKYAYEGYPANPNGSHYDIAMMASSDGRHLVMMPHIERSTFQWNWANYPDGRNDEVSPWHQAFVNARLWLEK; the protein is encoded by the coding sequence ATGATTCATTTCTTCGGAAACGAAAGCGATACCGTTTTTGCTGTACAGACGCAAGGCCCGCTTTCAGCAGAGAACATTTCAAAACTAAACTGGCTTTTTGGCGACGCTCATAAACTAGAAAAATCCGTACTCACGGATTTTTTTGTTGGCCCACGTGCCGCCATGATTACGCCCTGGAGCACCAACGCGGTTGAAATCACCCAGAATATGGGTATCGATGGCCTTATCCGTATTGAGGAATTCCATAAAGTAAGTTCAGATTTTACTGATTTCGACCCGATGCTTTCGCAAAAATTCGACGCATTGCACCAGGATATTTTTACCATCAACATCCAACCCGAGCCGATTATTGAAATCGAGGATATTGCTGCTTATAATACATCCGAAGGTCTGGCTTTGAGCGAGGATGAAGTCGATTACCTGAACAAGCTTTCATTGCGGATCGACAGGAAACTGACTGACTCTGAAGTATTTGGTTTCTCACAGGTGAATTCAGAGCATTGCCGCCATAAGATCTTTAACGGGACTTTTGTAATTGACGGTAAAGAACAGCCGTCATCATTGTTTAAGCTGATCAAAAAAACATCAGCAGAAAATCCAAATGACATTGTTTCCGCTTATAAAGACAATGTGGCTTTCATCAAAGGGCCTACGGTGGAACAGTTTGCACCAAAATCAGCTGACAAACCCGATTTTTACGAAACCAAACCTTATGAATCCGTAATTTCACTCAAAGCGGAAACCCATAATTTCCCGACAACTGTCGAACCGTTCAACGGCGCTGCAACAGGTTCAGGAGGAGAAATACGCGACAGGCTCGCCGGTGGCCAGGGTTCGCTGCCATTGGCGGGAACCGCTGTGTATATGACCGCCTATTCCAGGCTTGAAGCCACACGCGAATGGGAAAATGCTATGAATGAAAGGAAATGGCTGTACCAAACCCCTATCAACATCCTGATAAAAGCCTCAAACGGTGCTTCAGATTTCGGGAATAAATTCGGGCAGCCACTCATTACAGGTTCTGTATTGACGTTTGAGCATGAAGAAGGCGGCCGCAGGCTCGGTTACGATAAGGTGATTATGCAGGCCGGCGGCATCGGTTATGGAAAAGTAGCACAATCCATAAAGAAGAAACCTGCGAAAGGAGATAAAATCGTAATCCTTGGTGGTGAAAATTACCGCATCGGAATGGGCGGGGCTGCCGTGTCATCAGCAGATACCGGTGCATTCAATTCCGGAATTGAATTGAATGCCATCCAGCGTTCCAATCCTGAAATGCAAAAACGTGCCGCAAATGCCATCCGCGCTTTTGTGGAAAGCGATAACAATCCGATTATTTCGATACACGATCACGGCGCAGGCGGGCATTTGAATTGCCTTTCCGAACTGGTGGAAGAAACCGGCGGACTTATCGATCTTGATAAACTACCCGTTGGCGATCCCACACTTTCCGCAAAAGAAATCATCGGCAACGAATCCCAGGAAAGAATGGGACTTGTGATCGGTGAAGCCGATATTGAAATGCTCGAAAAGGTAGCCCAGCGCGAGCGCTCCCCAATGTATACTGTGGGTGATGTGACCGGCTCGCATCGTTTTACTTTTGAATCTGAAAAAACCGGTGCCAAACCGATGGACCTGGCACTCAGCGACATGTTTGGCAGTTCCCCGAAAGTCGTGATGAATGATACTAAAATCGATCGCCATTACGAAGATTTGCATTATGACATCAGCCATATCCACAGCTATCTTGACAATGTATTGCAATTGGAAGCCGTGGCCTGTAAAGACTGGCTCACGAATAAGGTAGACCGTTGCGTGGGCGGGAAGGTCGCAAAACAGCAATGTGCAGGCCCTTTACAATTGCCATTGAACAATGTAGGCGTGATGGCTTTGGACTATCTGGGCAAAGAAGGCATCGCCACTTCTATAGGCCACTCCCCTGTTTCGGCGCTGATCAGCCCGACGGCCGGAAGCCGGAATGCCATTGCAGAATCCTTATCGAATATCATCTGGGCACCTTTGAAAGACGGACTGAAAAGCGTTTCTCTTTCGGCAAACTGGATGTGGCCCTGTAAAAATGAAGGCGAAGATGCGCGTTTGTATGAGGCAGTCCAAGCCTGTTCGGATTTCGCTATCGAATTGGGGATCAATATTCCGACAGGAAAGGATTCACTTTCAATGAAGCAGAAATATCCCGATGGCGATGTGATTGCTCCGGGAACGGTCATCATTTCTGCGGCAGCAAATTGCAACGACATTTCGGCTGTAGTTGAACCTGTGCTGAAGAAAAACGGCGGGGATATTTATTACCTGAACCTTTCGAATGACGCCCATAAATTAGGCGGATCTTCATTTGCACAGACATTGAATAAAATCGGGACTGAAGCGCCTACAATCAATGATTCAAAATCATTCAAGGCAGCTTTCGGACTTGTGCAGCAATTGATCCGCGAAGGGAAAATCAAAGCTGGACACGATATCGGCAGCGGCGGTTTGATTACGACATTGCTGGAAATGTGTTTTGCTGATGTGAACCTCGGCGCTGAACTGGACCTGAGTTCTATTTGCGAAAGCGACACCGTAAAACTGTTATTTGCTGAAAATATCGGCATTGTATTCCAGGCTGATTTGGGTGTGGAAGCAATTTTTAAGCAAAATAATATCACACTATTCCATATCGGAAAAGCGACTGCCAGCAATACTTTAAGCATCACCAACAATAACGACGTATTGTCTTTTGACATTCATAAAACAAGGGACACCTGGTATAAGACTTCTTATCTGTTAGATCAGAAACAATCAGGTACGAAAAAAGCGAAAGAGCGTTTCGACAATTATAAAAACCAACCATTACAGTTTGTTTTCCCAACCCTTTTTGACGGAAAGAAACCCGTAATCGACCCATTTAAACCGCGTCCGAAAGCAGCCATCATCCGTGAAAAAGGCAGCAACTCCGAGCGCGAAATGGCCAATGCAATGTACCTTGCCGGTTTTGATGTTAAGGACGTGCACATGACCGATTTGATTTCAGGCCGTGAGACGCTCGAAGACATTCAGTTCATTGGAGCGGTCGGTGGGTTTTCGAATTCCGATGTTTTGGGATCTGCAAAAGGTTGGGCTGGCGCGTTTTTGTACAATGAAAAAGCGAAAGCGGCGCTGGAGAATTTCTTCAAAAGGGACGACACTTTATCAGTCGGAATCTGCAATGGTTGCCAGCTATTCATCGAATTAGGGCTCATTAATCCTGACCATTCCGAGAAACCGAAAATGAAGCACAATGATTCACGCAAACATGAAAGCGGATTCACTTCGGTAACAATCCAGGAAAACAATTCGGTGATGCTGTCCTCACTGGCAGGAAGTACGCTGGGAGTGTGGATCTCGCACGGTGAAGGTAAATTTGATTTGCCTTATGGAGAAGACCGTTATGATGTCGTAGCCAAATATGCGTATGAAGGCTATCCGGCCAACCCGAACGGTTCTCACTATGATATCGCTATGATGGCGAGCAGTGACGGACGCCATTTAGTGATGATGCCGCATATTGAACGTTCCACTTTCCAATGGAACTGGGCAAATTATCCGGACGGCCGTAATGATGAAGTGTCGCCGTGGCACCAGGCATTTGTGAATGCGAGGCTTTGGCTGGAGAAATAA
- the bshB1 gene encoding bacillithiol biosynthesis deacetylase BshB1, translating to MKLDILAFGAHPDDVELGCGGTLAKEAALGKKVGIIDLTRGELGTRGTAEIRDGEAKAGADALGIDVRENLNMRDGFFVNDEKHQLEVIKMIRKYRPEIVICNAVDDRHIDHGKGSKLVSDACFLSGLIKIETDYEGQIQQAWRPKIVYHYIQWKNIEPDFVVDISGFIEKKTAAIMAYSSQFYKPGSDEPETPIATKNFLESIHYRAQDLGRLIGTDYAEGFTTERYLAVNSLGDLI from the coding sequence ATGAAACTGGATATATTGGCTTTCGGGGCGCACCCTGATGATGTGGAACTGGGTTGTGGCGGTACATTGGCAAAAGAAGCAGCGCTGGGGAAAAAGGTCGGGATTATTGATTTGACAAGAGGTGAATTGGGTACACGCGGCACCGCTGAGATCCGGGATGGTGAAGCCAAAGCCGGTGCTGACGCCCTGGGGATCGATGTGCGCGAAAACCTGAATATGCGCGATGGTTTTTTTGTCAATGATGAAAAGCACCAGCTCGAAGTGATTAAGATGATCAGGAAATACCGGCCGGAAATCGTCATTTGCAATGCGGTTGACGATAGGCATATTGATCACGGTAAAGGCAGTAAACTGGTTTCGGATGCCTGTTTCCTTTCAGGATTGATTAAGATTGAAACCGATTATGAGGGGCAAATACAGCAAGCCTGGCGGCCGAAAATAGTATATCATTACATCCAATGGAAAAACATTGAGCCTGATTTTGTCGTAGATATTTCCGGTTTTATCGAAAAGAAAACAGCAGCGATAATGGCATATAGTTCCCAATTTTACAAACCAGGCAGCGACGAACCGGAAACGCCAATTGCTACGAAGAACTTTCTCGAGAGCATCCATTACCGCGCTCAGGACCTCGGAAGGCTTATCGGGACGGATTATGCGGAAGGTTTTACCACAGAAAGATATTTGGCCGTCAATAGTTTAGGTGACCTGATATAA
- a CDS encoding isochorismate synthase yields the protein MKPEIPLASLFVMAQKHFDKEFPFVLYKKPHAKVIRGLFQESDETHSIQDFTETGYAFVSFSGNEMLLIPERDSDFQFAVFENQVRDKEVISSSKKAETNREFHLKLVNDAIRAISQQKFDKVVLSRKEMVELPHFDFGQIFISLSKNYPEAYVYCWFHPKTGFWFGAFAEQLLKTGNGKLHTMSVAGTQKWHEGLIWMEKEKQEQRFVTDFITDELKPFSTAVNASTPYTLKAGTLAHVKTDITAELKPGAHLKNIVEALHPTPAVCGLPKQPALDFILENEGYDRGFYSGFHGELNKDFLNGNEQTDFFVNLRCMHVEASGNTANLYIGGGITKDSNPEAEWLETVNKSQTMKKVLL from the coding sequence ATGAAACCGGAGATTCCATTAGCATCACTTTTTGTGATGGCACAGAAACATTTTGACAAAGAGTTCCCGTTTGTATTGTACAAAAAGCCGCATGCAAAAGTGATCCGCGGATTGTTCCAAGAATCAGATGAAACACATTCGATTCAGGATTTCACAGAAACCGGCTATGCATTCGTATCATTTTCCGGAAATGAAATGCTGCTCATCCCTGAAAGGGATTCGGATTTCCAATTTGCAGTTTTTGAAAATCAGGTTCGGGATAAAGAAGTGATTTCATCATCAAAAAAAGCAGAAACAAACAGGGAATTTCATTTAAAGCTTGTCAACGATGCCATTCGGGCCATATCACAGCAAAAGTTCGATAAAGTGGTTTTATCCAGGAAGGAAATGGTTGAATTGCCACATTTCGACTTTGGACAGATTTTTATATCATTATCCAAAAATTATCCCGAGGCCTATGTTTATTGCTGGTTTCATCCAAAAACGGGATTTTGGTTTGGCGCTTTTGCAGAACAGCTCCTGAAAACCGGTAATGGGAAATTGCACACGATGTCGGTTGCCGGGACACAAAAATGGCATGAGGGGCTTATTTGGATGGAAAAGGAAAAACAGGAACAGCGATTTGTCACCGATTTTATTACTGACGAACTCAAGCCATTTTCAACGGCAGTAAATGCCAGCACGCCTTATACGCTTAAGGCAGGGACATTGGCGCATGTTAAAACTGATATTACGGCGGAATTGAAACCTGGAGCGCATTTAAAGAATATTGTTGAGGCATTGCATCCAACCCCTGCGGTTTGTGGCCTGCCAAAGCAACCTGCATTGGATTTTATCCTTGAAAATGAAGGCTATGACCGGGGTTTTTATTCCGGATTCCATGGCGAACTGAATAAGGATTTCCTAAATGGAAATGAGCAGACTGATTTTTTCGTAAACCTGCGCTGCATGCATGTGGAAGCTTCAGGGAATACGGCAAACCTTTACATTGGCGGCGGCATTACCAAAGACAGTAACCCTGAGGCGGAATGGCTTGAAACGGTGAATAAATCACAAACCATGAAAAAAGTATTATTATAA
- a CDS encoding LTA synthase family protein has protein sequence MSRFPRLQEYKALFYRILLAYVFYFVARLLFYWYNSGLIPVDGPWEFLTLYYHGLAFDTTAILYVNALFIVFSILPFTTNTRPQYQKFLFYLYFITNGIAYATNFIDFIYYRFNFGRSTVAITDSVAHESNKALLFWNFLTGYWHVFLLFFVMFGLWIYLYKKVRVKPDRILFYGRYFIASVMAFLIIATLTIGGIRGDFQKSTRPINLIDASRYVRVASQADIVMNTPFAIIRTMFSNSFQKVSLVSKADIDSLVMPVKAYHNNPPSKPNVVIFILESNAREYYGCLNKNANIPNYRGYTPFVDSLAQHSLIFTNAYSNGHKSIHAVSSILAGIPSFKDAFTSSPYPKQPTESLVSTLESEGYSTSFFHGAPNGSMGFLGYSNILGTDQYFGKTEYNNDADFDGVWGIWDEPFFQFFDRELNKQKQPFLATLFSVSSHEPYKVPAKYEGKFPKGDVNIHQCIGYTDYALKRFFAKAKSQPWFNNTIFILVGDHGNTVFYDEYKKEFNRNAVAMMIYRPDGKYAGVNDDFAQQIDLYPTVLDMIGYQKPFRSWGRSLISDTKVPPFVIKYSANLYQMMCGNYICTFDGKKAVGFYAKEDKGMEHNLISKRNVEMNLLELRCKAFLQDYMERVIDKRLSGSTMR, from the coding sequence ATGTCCAGATTTCCAAGACTGCAGGAATATAAAGCCTTATTTTACCGAATCCTGCTGGCTTATGTGTTTTATTTTGTAGCGCGGCTGTTGTTTTACTGGTACAATTCCGGACTGATTCCTGTGGATGGGCCATGGGAATTCCTCACGCTGTATTACCACGGTTTGGCATTTGACACTACGGCCATCCTTTATGTGAATGCATTGTTCATAGTATTTTCGATTTTGCCGTTTACGACCAATACGCGCCCGCAATACCAGAAATTCCTGTTTTACCTGTATTTCATTACGAATGGAATCGCTTATGCAACGAACTTTATCGATTTCATTTATTACCGCTTCAACTTTGGGCGGTCAACTGTTGCCATAACGGATTCGGTGGCGCATGAATCGAATAAGGCACTGCTTTTCTGGAACTTCCTTACCGGGTATTGGCATGTGTTCTTATTGTTTTTTGTGATGTTCGGACTTTGGATTTATTTGTATAAGAAAGTCAGGGTGAAACCGGACCGGATATTATTTTACGGACGTTATTTCATCGCTTCAGTGATGGCTTTCCTGATTATTGCTACGCTGACGATAGGCGGCATCCGCGGCGATTTCCAAAAAAGTACGCGTCCCATCAATCTGATCGATGCCAGCCGTTATGTGCGCGTGGCAAGTCAGGCCGATATTGTGATGAACACGCCGTTTGCGATTATCCGTACGATGTTCAGCAACAGCTTCCAGAAGGTCAGCCTGGTTTCAAAAGCCGATATCGATTCGCTTGTCATGCCTGTGAAAGCATATCACAACAATCCGCCTTCAAAACCGAATGTCGTGATCTTTATCCTGGAAAGCAATGCCCGGGAATATTATGGCTGCCTGAATAAAAACGCGAACATCCCAAACTACCGCGGTTACACACCTTTTGTGGATTCACTGGCGCAGCATAGCCTGATTTTTACGAATGCGTATTCGAACGGGCATAAATCGATCCATGCCGTGTCGTCGATATTGGCAGGTATTCCGTCGTTTAAGGATGCTTTTACTTCTTCGCCTTATCCTAAACAGCCTACGGAATCTTTGGTTTCGACGTTGGAAAGCGAGGGTTATTCGACTTCCTTTTTCCATGGTGCGCCGAATGGCTCGATGGGATTCCTCGGTTATTCGAATATCTTAGGCACTGATCAGTATTTTGGCAAGACGGAATACAATAATGATGCGGATTTTGATGGCGTATGGGGGATCTGGGATGAACCGTTCTTCCAGTTTTTTGACCGCGAGCTTAATAAGCAAAAGCAGCCTTTTTTAGCAACCTTATTTTCAGTATCCTCGCACGAACCTTATAAAGTGCCTGCGAAATATGAAGGCAAATTCCCTAAGGGCGATGTAAACATCCACCAGTGCATCGGGTATACGGACTACGCCCTGAAGCGATTTTTTGCGAAAGCGAAATCCCAGCCATGGTTTAACAACACCATCTTTATTTTGGTCGGCGACCATGGCAACACGGTATTTTATGATGAATATAAGAAAGAATTCAACCGCAATGCCGTGGCGATGATGATTTACAGGCCGGACGGAAAATATGCCGGCGTAAACGATGATTTTGCCCAACAGATCGATTTGTATCCTACGGTTTTGGATATGATCGGGTACCAGAAGCCGTTCAGGAGCTGGGGGAGGAGTTTGATTAGTGACACTAAGGTTCCGCCATTCGTAATAAAGTATTCGGCAAACCTGTACCAGATGATGTGCGGGAATTACATCTGCACTTTTGACGGAAAGAAAGCGGTCGGTTTTTATGCCAAAGAAGACAAAGGCATGGAGCACAACCTGATTTCAAAGCGAAACGTAGAGATGAACTTATTGGAATTGCGCTGTAAGGCTTTCTTACAGGATTATATGGAACGGGTTATTGATAAGCGATTGAGTGGGAGTACGATGAGATGA